The window CCCAGGAGGACGGCCCCGCGGCCCCGACCAGGCCATCCTTCCCACGACAGCGACTCCAAGGTcatgtcgccggcggcgagcgcgtTGGCCAGAGCTGATTCACCGAGTGGAAGTCCTGCCAGATTCAAGCAGTCCCAATCGGCTATGCCATCGTCCAGTCCATCTAGAAACGAGGACATTACACTCCTTGTCCCGCAGATATCCAGTTTGAGGTCACcttcgccgaagccggcaaGCCCGCCAAAGATGCCCGTGGACGTGCCAACATCACCGGTACCCGTCCCGTCAGAGGTCAAGGCGGACTCGCCTTCTCGCCCGCTCAAGGTATTCGAGGACCCCTTCACGGAAGATCAGCCGACGCCCAAGCCAACGTTTGCCGTGCCCGTCTTGGAGGACAAACCCGTCAACGAGGACGCTGCGCACCTGCAAAAGGCCAACGGCCAGGAGCAGAGTCTCGACCAGATGGATTCCCCAGAGAAAACCCGGCAGAACTCGCGCTTGCTCGACAGCGGAATTGCCAAAATCAAGACCAAGACGCTCGAGGTCCATGGATTCCGGAAGCTCCAGTCCCTCATTCGCGACAGCAGGACCGTCTTCGCCGATGACAAGTTTGACGCGTTTTTAATCGGCCTCTTCCGCTTCCTCGAGGATCCACTGCCCAGCTTGACGGCCGACAAGGCGCAGGATCTCAAGGCCCAGATTCTCACCACCATCAAGCTTCTCCTCAAGAGGGAGCGCGAGAACTTTCAGCCCCACGTCTCCAGGGGCCTCGAGTCTCTCCTCCAAACGCGCAGCGCCTACGACACACGCGCGCACGTCGTCAgcggccttgagctccttgCCGATGAGCTCATCACCATTGCTGACGGCACCGAGACCGTCGTTGTTCTCACTCGCCAACTGCAGGCCTGTGACGACAACGCTGTCGAGGGCTGCCGCACTCTCAGCATGGGCCTCCATGTTCTCAAGGAGATGCTCGACAAGCGCGCCGACTTCGCcccagccgacggcgagctaGCCCAGCtcaccgccctcgcctcccgTTGCCTCGAGTCGGCTGACTCGGGCGTTCGAATGGATGCTGTCAAGTTTTGCGTCTCCCTGCACGATCgtgtcggcgaggcgagctTTTGGGATGCCCTCCGCGACGTCAAGGAGGACCCCAAAAGCCTGATTACGTATTATATTGTCAAGAAGCAGCGCGAGcagcccagcagcagcacgccCGTCCTGAATCCCCCGACGACTTCGTGAACCGTCTACGCATCTAGCAGACGACCCTCACGCTGTACACGACTGATGATGAATAGCGCTTGGATGTAATCTTGGAGGTGGTGTCAGATTTGAGAGAAAAAAGAGACGTGTTCCTcgtatgcatgtacttatataTATGTAATGGATGTGGCTGGGCCACAGCATCTATGCCTCCATTCGACTTGAATTACAGGATATCGACGCACTGTCCCTTCCGTATCATGATCCCCTGGAAAGAGCAAAGAAGCAATTTCGACCTCATCTCGACAGTTGCCGGCACAAATCCTTCTGCCAGCGTCCGTCGCAGTCATGAAATCGTACTCGCCGACCCAATCGCGGGTTTCTTCAGCCTCTTCAGCCTTGACGCGAAAGAAAACACCCATCTCCGCAGCCGCTACGTACACGAGTGAATGATGACACAGTTCTGCAGGTGCCGGCCCCCGAGGGGAGCGCCGGGAGGCAAAAGAGCCATCAGTTTTCAACACATCTCCCTTCTTCCCCTTCAGGACGGTGCTAACTCCGCAGCAATGGCATGGTTGAAAACTGCACAATATGAATAGTATGATGGCAAAACAAACGCAGAAGCCACGCAAGAGAAAAACATCAACGAGATCAAACATATAGGTGATCGATCCAGAGCACTTTTCTTCGCCCTCACGAGATGAACCGCGCGGCGGTTTACCCCAAAGGGTTCACAAGGCTCGTGACCGAAGTACAATCCATGCGAGTGGTGCCGAGATGATGATTCCGGGTCGCACTCCAGCATATCGATTCGTTGGCAAGCCGTTTTGAAAAATTCAACTGAAAAAAGCCAAGGTGTGCAACTCGCTTGCAATCAAGAGAGATGCCAAAGCTGAGAGAGGTCGAGCTTGGAAATAAGCGAATCAAATGAACTCCGCGGACAGCCGTGACGTCAGCAACTTCATGCATCGTCGAAAATCCTGTGGCTATTCTCGATAACAAACTGCATGGCAATGTTCTTGGCGTGCATGTCGGTCATTTCTCGTTCAATACTGAAGTCGCGCATGATGGTAGGCGCGAAGACGACAGCCAGATTTTTCGGGGACATCTAGAGGCGTCATTCGTTAGCCGCTGCTCACCCAAAGGCACAGGCACAACGACATCTTACCAGATTTTCGGGCTCTCGCTTCGCAACACGTGCAAGGTGGAACATCAGGAACTCCAGGCAGTCCCTATGTGGCTGGGGCATCAACGAAAAAGACTTTCGTAAATGATCGCACCTCTCCGTATCATCGGACACAGCTACAAACGAGCGTTAGCAGAGATGGCTCAGCCTGGGGGGAGGGATCTACCGTACCGTTGGACTCCAAAACCTTCTCATACACGTCAAAGGTGAGCAGGGGGGTTGGCAACTTGCGGAAATATTGTTTCAGAACACTGGTAACAGCGGTAATGTCCATATCAGGGTCGGAAATGTCGAAgttgtcgtccttgtcgaagCCATCCTTGATCATGTTGACCTGCGAGTTGCCGCCGGTCTTCCGGTAGATGCCCTCCTGATCCATGCCTCTGAGctcgacctcctcgatgCAACGCGAGACGACGGTTGGAATCTGCCGACGCTCGTATTCAGTCCTCTCAACAAGCTCGGATCCGAATAGCGTTGAGGGGGGTTCGGCGACAGCAGGGGCCATTACGGCGTTGGCCGAGATCGACTTTGGCATGGAATTCTTCTTCCCAAAGAAGCCAAACGGCTGCCGCCCATCCGGGTGCTGTTTCCCTTGCGTGTTCGGCACCGTCGTGACGGGGGCTTCCACTTGCGAAACGGTCATGTTGTAGGGCAGGCCAATGTTGTCGCCGACCGGGTGGTGCATTCGTTCCCGATCATTCTGCTGGAAGGCAACGACGGCTCTGTTGACCCCCTTGGCGACATTCTGCGCCATCGTCTTGGAACCCTTCTTCCAGTTGAACTTCTTGACCTGGCCCTTGCGGACATGGACAACGGTCGGGCCAGATTCGACAATcggctcctcgtcgggaACCAAGGTGGTGGCACCGGTTGTCGCCACGCTGGCGGAATCGAGGTTCAGCGACGATCCGGCACCCCCCTTGGTTTGGGGGTAAATGCCGAGTCCGTTGTGAGCCTTGGTGTCGACGCTTATTTGAGACCTGAATCGCTCCTGGATCTGATGGGTGAGGTCGTTGTTCATGTCGGCAAGCTGCGCATTCTTGGACGACAGCTGCTCAAACTCCATGAGGGCCCTGTCTCTGTGGGCGACGGCCAGGTTCTTCTCTTCCACCAACTGGTCCCGCTCTTCGTGGAGCTGCTCAATGgatgccgccatggccatctTCACTTTGTCGAGTTTTTGAACAAACTCTTTCACGGCAGAGTCTTCCAACTCACGCGGATCAACCGGCGTCTTTGTCTCCTTTGCGCGCTCGACGTACCCGGCTAGGACCTCGAGCTGTCGAATCATAACCTCGGTTTGGGTGTCCAGAACGGACACGGTCTTGCGCTTCTCGATGAGCCTCTTGTTGAGATTCTTCAGGTCCTTTTCCGTGTTGAACTGCCGCTCCAGCTCGGCAACGCGTAGCTCCGAGTTCCGAAGCTGTCGCTTGAGCACCCcggggtcgtcgacggacgagagcgAGACAGGGCTGCTGATGCCGGGGTGGCCGCTGGGATCCTCCACCAGGGGCGTCTTGGGCCACCTAGGGGAGGCCATTCCACGAGTCGACTCGCTGATGCTTCGGGTATGCCCAACCCGCTGGGTGCCGTAGCTTGAATCGATGCTGGCCGTGCGACCGTGGCGAACGGCGTTGGAGACTCGCCGCATGATGGAGGATGAATCTTCATCGGTGCCGAGGATCCTAGCCATGTCCTCATCCATACTGAATTCACCTCCGTTGCTCCACCTAGGCAGCTTCGGAGAGTGCTTCTGGGGTGGGGACGTGTCCTTGGGGCTGATGTCGTCCACGCCACGGCTGCTGTCGATAGGTGCTGGAATCACCCGTGGGCGGCGCTGACCCTCCACCGGGCTATCCTTCTTCTCGGACGCGGGGGCCTGCAGCGAGGTGCTGCTCGTCGCTTCTTTTACTACCGGTGAAGGTTAGTGATGCTCCCCAGCATGTGTGTGCATGGACACTTACTGCTTCGGGTGGCGGCGCTAGAAGGGAGCTCCTTTCGCGGAATCGACTTGGTTGTGTCCGAGCGCATGGGGGGTTTGGAGCCGGCATCGTGCGAAGCGGCCGTatcgtcgtcttcttgcCATCTCGAATCTTGCGACGCACGTGGCAGCGGCGTATTTTCGGTCGCCCTCCGCAGGTCCGACAAGTTGGGTGGTTGATCTTTTCGAAGAGCGCCGTTGGAAGCCCTGACAGGCGTGGCGTCTGGCGGCACGGAGAAGGAGTGAGAGCTGTTGCTTCGCGACACAAGATCTCTCTTGGCGTTGGGGGTATCATGATGAAGCTTGGATGCGTCAGGAGACGCCTTGCTCGGATCCTGCTCGAACGCCTTGGACACCTTGCGGAGGTGCGGCGACTTGGCTTGGGAGGCCTCGGGGTCGATGGACAGCTGGCGGCCCTTGTCCTGGAAAGCGATgtgcggcgtcgaggcaTGCGAGTCGCTCCGCTGCTTATCGGAGGAGGCACCCGATTTGGAGACGCTGAAATAATCCCTCGGACCCGTACTCTCCGTCGTGGACCTCGGCGTTCCGTGGGAGCCAGGGCTGGGATCGAGCGCGACGGGTATGAAGAAAGTCTCGGATGCGTCTCCcgtgccggcgtcggcgatggcaaACATGCCCGAGTTGCGGTTCTTCCGGTAGGTGCTGGCGGGCAGGCTCAAGGAATCGGCACGGATGGGGTCGCGCTCGGGCGAGGGAGCAGGACGTGAGCTGCCCCTGGAGGACGAGCCATTGTGTCTGTGATGAGCGTGGGGCGCTTGGGCATCGGAATCGGCGTGGGGGGGGATGttgctcgccgaggcggtggGAGGCAAGGCGGGGAGGGACTTGTCCGTCATCTTGTCCGCCGACATGGGCGAGTGTTCTTTTTCGCGGGATTTGGATGTGCTCGACGCTTTGGATTTCTTCCTGCGCCTGGCCATCAGAGTCTCGTGACATCCCATGCAGAAGATGCCTTGCGAGGTTCTTGCGTATCGCAGGTTCTCGATCTTTCGTTTGCAGTTTCGGCACCGGAAGCAGGTGGCACAGAAGGCCTGGTCGCCCGTGAGAATGGCGAGGTCTTCAATCTTGTTACCGCAGGCACTGCAGCTGTAGGTGCAGTTGTTGCAGATGAGCGAgccatcgccgaggaggagcaggttGGCATCGGAGTCGAGGAGGGTGCTGCAGCTGTTGCAGCGGAAGCAGTCGAGGTGCCATCGGTTGCCCGCTGCGGAGACGTGGTTGTCAGCATCCTGGTGTGTTTTCGGGGTGGTGGTGAGCAAAGCTGGGAGGTGGACGAGTGCAGGGCCTCGCAGAGGGCACGGTTTGCCACGGCTCCTCCCCAGGGCTTCGTCGGAGGTGCAGACGACATGGACGCGACGTACCTAATTCGAAAGCCTTGCCTTCCTCCAGAATCTGGGCGACAGACATGTCAGCCAGTGCACCCGGTGCAGCGAACGTGAAGGGCACAAACTTCTCCGCATCCCTTGCAGGGGAAGACATCGTCATTCTCCATGGGACCGTCCAAATACTCGTCGACTATACTCGTCATGGTGATTGGGGCACGATGCAGCACAAGGCGCGTTGGGGTCACAAGACGTCAAGGTAACCGGGCGGGATTCGAAGTCTAGGGGCGAACGGAGGGTCGTTGATGATTCGTACGACGGCGGGCGGATCTGTGGGACGAGGTTCGACTCCCCGTGTCATCGACAGCAACTCTCGGCGGAGGCGATGGGGCAGAACACAGAAGGTCGGAGCCCGATGCGTGATGATGAAAGCAACGCTGTACAGAGACTGGGAGAGGAGGGCATTCGCCGACAGACGCGCGAGGCAGTCGAAGGAAAGCCGACGAATCCAGCGATGCAGGAGATGTGGCGGTTGCGTAGCGCAGACCGCGCGCGCGccagaggggggggagggagggagactTGTCGGTCGGAGAGAGGACGAAGTCGGATTCGGACGAGACGATGGGGAgagggaagaggagggagggaggggggaggaggggagcaGGAGGAGTGACTGCTCGTGGTGGTCGACTTTGACAGCGGCGGAGGATGGTCTCGTCAGAGAGAAAGGCCCTTGGGTGGGCACGCGAGTGAGCAAGGCGACGTCCCTAAGGACAGCGGCCTGGGGGACCTTCGATGGCTGGAGGACGCTGGTGATGTCGACCAGCAGCGAAGCCTGTGAGGTTGCTCGTCGGGAGGCGCTGGGATTGTTGGCAAATGGTGGTTGATGGTTGGAAGTTGGATGGTTGGATAATAGGTAGTAGGGAGGTAGGGACTGGTGCGGTGCGGTACAGAGCAGGATTAGTCctgtacctacggagtacggagtactagaACCAGTGATATGgcctccgtacatgtacatgtaccggcACGAATCGTACATGCACCGTGAGGGAGGCGCGAAAAGGTTCAGCTTGGAATGGTACGGGAGTCGGGGGTCCAATTGCACGGGGTGCCGCGACCGAGTGCTGTAGGAGGACAAGTACCTTTTGTTAGCGTGCGGGTTCCATGTACGGGCGGTACCTGGTACTtcaattacagtacttactttggTGTAGGCGAACAGGCGGCAGCGGGAGCGAACTGGCCACAGTGGGTTCGTAGCGcaaagtacagagtacatgcgctCCAAAAGCACGACGATTATTCCAGCTAGCAGGTTAAGAATCAAATAAGGGTGGTGAGTTGCACGTCGACAGCGCTGGGCGGACACGGGTCAGAGTCGCCAGGTCCGTCCTTCACCAGAggaggcctcgtcgacgaccgggACGATGAACAGCGAGCAAGAAAGCCACCGACAGGCGATACATGCACGCCTAGGTAGGCATCAGCAGACGGCACATCTGCGCTCTTCCGGCGCCTCGCTAGAAAGCACCCATCAGTGCACGGCACTCGCAGTA of the Drechmeria coniospora strain ARSEF 6962 chromosome 01, whole genome shotgun sequence genome contains:
- a CDS encoding RhoGAP domain-containing protein; the protein is MSSPARDAEKFVPFTFAAPGALADMSVAQILEEGKAFELAGNRWHLDCFRCNSCSTLLDSDANLLLLGDGSLICNNCTYSCSACGNKIEDLAILTGDQAFCATCFRCRNCKRKIENLRYARTSQGIFCMGCHETLMARRRKKSKASSTSKSREKEHSPMSADKMTDKSLPALPPTASASNIPPHADSDAQAPHAHHRHNGSSSRGSSRPAPSPERDPIRADSLSLPASTYRKNRNSGMFAIADAGTGDASETFFIPVALDPSPGSHGTPRSTTESTGPRDYFSVSKSGASSDKQRSDSHASTPHIAFQDKGRQLSIDPEASQAKSPHLRKVSKAFEQDPSKASPDASKLHHDTPNAKRDLVSRSNSSHSFSVPPDATPVRASNGALRKDQPPNLSDLRRATENTPLPRASQDSRWQEDDDTAASHDAGSKPPMRSDTTKSIPRKELPSSAATRSIKEATSSTSLQAPASEKKDSPVEGQRRPRVIPAPIDSSRGVDDISPKDTSPPQKHSPKLPRWSNGGEFSMDEDMARILGTDEDSSSIMRRVSNAVRHGRTASIDSSYGTQRVGHTRSISESTRGMASPRWPKTPLVEDPSGHPGISSPVSLSSVDDPGVLKRQLRNSELRVAELERQFNTEKDLKNLNKRLIEKRKTVSVLDTQTEVMIRQLEVLAGYVERAKETKTPVDPRELEDSAVKEFVQKLDKVKMAMAASIEQLHEERDQLVEEKNLAVAHRDRALMEFEQLSSKNAQLADMNNDLTHQIQERFRSQISVDTKAHNGLGIYPQTKGGAGSSLNLDSASVATTGATTLVPDEEPIVESGPTVVHVRKGQVKKFNWKKGSKTMAQNVAKGVNRAVVAFQQNDRERMHHPVGDNIGLPYNMTVSQVEAPVTTVPNTQGKQHPDGRQPFGFFGKKNSMPKSISANAVMAPAVAEPPSTLFGSELVERTEYERRQIPTVVSRCIEEVELRGMDQEGIYRKTGGNSQVNMIKDGFDKDDNFDISDPDMDITAVTSVLKQYFRKLPTPLLTFDVYEKVLESNAVSDDTERCDHLRKSFSLMPQPHRDCLEFLMFHLARVAKREPENLMSPKNLAVVFAPTIMRDFSIEREMTDMHAKNIAMQFVIENSHRIFDDA